A region from the Branchiostoma lanceolatum isolate klBraLanc5 chromosome 2, klBraLanc5.hap2, whole genome shotgun sequence genome encodes:
- the LOC136427435 gene encoding zinc finger CCCH domain-containing protein 4-like isoform X2: protein MALESLFSKPPPLVNKNCEPDTQNEESELAEKERREMQGTGHETSFGDHGSDVKSEEGEVEEGEETESSAASTEETGQSFDGENCEMLPHGAKHLYERDLQLQHRELAEKGFHHSHMGDGSAEEGMSLPQGLVQPMESQEDFAQPIGMEERQFVSDLLSDNHIQGSDVENVSSSLNFGQDHFQAKPEDYIDFSQTANDGGIAEQFDNYTVDSGEDIVDSILREAVKPLASEEIDEGEQQYRLQGQGQSLSEDAQRLVQDIGVDEGKYEEENPHSEEKEDTRQVSQTRLVEEEEIVQDDGEDYDEELNTEETVTQEHCRAQTQRRRREYTDDAYEEHETVEDVSDNEGEYVEEGEEEMDKDGKQGTEEHEDHHDFEESHDEEGTEEESSEDSEEEKMEQDEQKATSPVQNEDKLKEAQEEDLEEGELEEGEIDDDDDEQQEAAPPPEKRQKKESRKERAERKKAERAEKKKRKDRERLKRKREKEKRRAKKRKHQLKTTEKEQRSRSRSPGFYGSSPSYSDHSHYSDYDEFSFGRQGGASSRKRRRSGSHPYDSPYEEDYFDDYEGFEFGLCHIAGRSPQRDSFGPRGGRGRGRGRGRGRGRGAGPPHGRGGSMMSMLEGDDMDINIAANEGESFAGHHRGGRGAHGGPGRGRSRGRGSLAGRGSLAGPSMKMRGRGRPRVLCKFWMEGRCAKGQDCTFSHDAQPYKKQEMCKFYLQGYCAKGEQCLFIHGSFPCKFYHTGKPCYQDENCRFSHDPLTEETKALLDKYLAREQEDQELRRQEQEQQQQQQDNEQEDQLPPLPPIMQQEPYRGPMPPPKGVGLLPTPNIPPDPHANDPKPKIPSLFEIKVEPPKKLMHRFFGEAVSPTKQGPPPGLPMDVAPGPSSLDVHAQQTAGFYNAFYSQQGGAGSPHENEGWNEKDMKQITDDGKVETEDASDHAKEEASKEDSDKEDGMEQHQPPQMEQSFQAMEETKKTEEEDKSGETTETAPEESSAKESESDTEGKRLDVVVGPDLSHMPHRQRALFLRIQQKQHQESLDKDGKSEENKKEEKQEDDWYSSEEDEEDDREGDETSQPLTNILRTLREQASTQPATNLGGQWPTAGGGSRPRSVWGEDKQEHTQNNDGPPPHPPPENWPADPRVRLQDLPQGSPSQNWPRTSLGPESQVPNQGGQAWPLDPRRVRDPRAQLQDPRSQGTRSTDPRSQPQANNKMLDPRTLSRDEDFEEPDEPTTPMTPTTPGGGHRLLSQPAIIPLEPQSHQVDPRLTSMNHLQPRQVVLEQLARYGQSGGQPDSRISRTIQSDPRLVRSQSDPRLQNGQAGKPQDPRAPGGNLQGTDQSMSQMEQSHHPMPNHRGEEDGGPQRIEHAFGRQGLRQQGPNHSPPQFPGNQGGPRPPAIQNFPGNQGGAPFQSTQGRERFPGHQGQAQFPGNQAAGQAPSSQGGARFPGGQGVARFPRMQGGALFTGSQGGARFPGIQGTGQGPDNQGRVQFPGNQSMGQFGNNQSRPLFLGGQAAQLARSDPRLARQGSDPQPLQKPAGDPRLQRKGSLPAQPSINKAMDPRLARLQGAPDPRLQRQVSREKGQDPRLARQGRLPPEQTGEPTVKASTEKVAEKSEPTKLAPYDPRLLSGSLKSSSGAKSTSNPPSLPPYDPRAMNKTSGSGPSASGGTSQRKFVIPKAANTGESQVRMTRQGLDRRQHVGSTGTQGDTTAKYNAYNRPRPRLPVPTVTTAGPMVSSSVPSTTIPTPVISMYGSAKPPPNNPQGPASNRPNQPKDESLKDVFKTFDPTASPFGM, encoded by the exons GAGGGAGATGCAGGGAACAGGGCATGAAACATCATTTGGAGACCATGGGAGTGATGTAAAATCAGAAGAAGGGGAAGTGGAGGAAGGAGAGGAGACAGAGAGTAGTGCAGCTTCCACAGAGGAAACTGGACAGTCTTTTGatggggaaaattgtgaaatgCTTCCACATGGTGCCAAACACTTGTATGAAAGGGATCTGCAGCTACAGCACAGAGAACTTGCTGAAAAAGGGTTTCATCATTCACACATGGGTGATGGGTCAGCGGAGGAGGGGATGTCACTACCACAGGGGCTTGTACAGCCAATGGAAAGCCAGGAGGACTTTGCCCAGCCAATAGGAATGGAGGAAAGACAATTTGTTTCAGACTTGTTGAGTGATAACCATATACAGGGTAGTGATGTTGAAAATGTCTCGAGCTCCCTCAACTTTGGTCAAGACCACTTTCAGGCTAAGCCAGAAGACTACATTGACTTCTCACAAACTGCGAACGATGGAGGTATAGCTGAACAGTTTGATAACTATACAGTGGACAGTGGGGAGGACATTGTAGATAGCATTCTAAGGGAAGCAGTGAAGCCCCTTGCTTCTGAAGAAATAGATGAAGGAGAGCAACAATATAGGCTTCAAGGACAGGGTCAGAGTTTATCTGAGGATGCACAGAGGCTTGTTCAAGACATTGGTGTTGATGAGGGGAAGTATGAAGAAGAGAACCCACatagtgaagaaaaagaagacactAGACAAGTCTCTCAAACAAGATTAGTTGAGGAAGAAGAAATAGTTCAGGATGATGGTGAAGATTATGATGAGGAACTGAATACTGAAGAAACAGTTACACAGGAACACTGCAGAGCCCAAACTCAACGCCGTAGAAGAGAGTACACTGATGATGCGTACGAGGAACATGAAACTGTCGAAGATGTTAGTGACAATGAAGGGGAGTATGTAGAAGAGGGGGAAGAAGAAATGGATAAAGATGGAAAGCAAGGAACAGAAGAACATGAAGATCACCACGATTTTGAGGAATCACATGACGAGGAGGGTACTGAGGAAGAGTCCTCAGAAGATAGTGAAGAAGAAAAGATGGAACAAGATGAACAAAAGGCAACCTCACCAGTTCAAAATGAGGACAAATTAAAAGAAGCTCAAGAAGAAGACCTGGAGGAGGGAGAACTGGAAGAGGGAGAgatcgatgatgatgatgatgagcagCAGGAAGCAGCCCCTCCTCCTGAAAAGAGGCAGAAGAAAGAGTCGCGGAAGGAGAgggcagaaagaaagaaagcagagAGAGCcgaaaagaagaagagaaaggacAGAGAAAGGTTAAAAAGGAAACGAGAAAAGGAAAAACGAAGAGCAAAGAAAAGGAAGCACCAGCTCAAAACCACTGAAAAAGAGCAG CGGTCAAGATCTCGGTCTCCTGGCTTCTATGGCTCAAGTCCTTCCTACAGTGACCACAGCCACTACAGTGACTATGATGAGTTCAGTTTTGGGAGACAAGGCGGTGCCAGCAGCAGGAAGAGAAGAAGGTCCGGGTCACATCCATATGACTCCCCTTATGAAGAGGACTACTTTGACGACTATGAGGGATTTG AGTTTGGTCTCTGCCATATTGCAGGTCGATCACCACAGAGGGACAGTTTTGGCCCCAGGGGAGGCAGGGGGAGAGGTCGGGGGAGAGGCCGGGGCAGGGGGAGGGGTGCAGGACCACCCCACGGGAGGGGCGGCAGTATGATGTCCATGCTGGAAGGTGATGACATGGACATCAACATAGCTGCTAACGAAGGG GAGAGTTTTGCTGGCCATCACAGAGGTGGCCGTGGCGCACATGGTGGCCCAGGCAGGGGACGGAGCAGAGGGCGTGGCAGCTTGGCAGGGCGTGGTAGCTTGGCAGGGCCATCGATGAAAATGCGGGGCAGGGGCAGACCCAGAGTGCTTTGCAAGTTCTGGATGGAAGGGAGATGTGCAAAG ggACAAGATTGCACCTTCAGCCATGATGCCCAACCTTACAAAAAGCAAGAGATGTGCAAGTTCTACCTGCAGGGCTACTGTGCCAAAGGGGAGCAGTGCCTCTTCATACATG GTTCGTTCCCTTGCAAGTTCTACCACACTGGCAAGCCGTGCTATCAGGATGAAAATTGTCGCTTCTCACATGATCCTCTGACTGAGGAGACCAAGGCACTGCTtgacaag TACCTTGCAAGAGAGCAGGAAGACCAGGAGTTGAGACGACAGGAACaggagcaacaacaacaacaacaggacaATGAGCAAGAGGACCAACTGCCCCCTCTGCCTCCCATCATGCAGCAGGAGCCCTATCGTGGTCCCATGCCCCCGCCCAAGGGTGTAGGCCTCCTCCCCACCCCCAACATTCCTCCTGACCCCCATGCCAATGATCCCAAACCTAAAATTCCCTCGCTGTTCGAAATAAAAGTGGAGCCACCAAAGAAACTCAT gcATCGTTTCTTTGGTGAAGCTGTGTCGCCAACCAAGCAGGGTCCTCCCCCAGGTCTCCCCATGGACGTCGCCCCTGGTCCCAGCAGTCTGGACGTACATGCACAGCAGACAGCAGGCTTCTACAACGCCTTCTACTCCCAACAGGGAGGGGCAGGGTCTCCTCATGAAAACGAGGGATGGAATGAAAAAGATATGAAGCAAATCA CTGACGATGGGAAAGTTGAGACAGAAGACGCTAGTGATCATGCAAAAG AGGAGGCAAGTAAAGAGGATTCAGATAAAGAAG ATGGGATGGAACAGCATCAGCCACCACAGATGGAACAAAGTTTCCAGGCCATGGAAGAAACCAAGAAAACAGAAGAGGAGGACAAAAGTGGGGAGACAACAGAAACTGCACCAGAGGAGTCATCTGCAAAGGAAAGCGAGAGTGACACCGAAGGCAAAAG GTTGGATGTTGTCGTGGGCCCTGACCTGAGCCACATGCCACACAGACAGCGGGCACTCTTCCTCCGCATTCAGCAGAAACAGCATCAGGAGTCTTTGGACAAGGACGGCAAGTCTGAGGAGAATAAAAAAG AAGAGAAACAGGAGGATGACTGGTACTCCAGTGAGGAggatgaggaagatgacaggGAGGGAGATGAGACAAGTCAACCACTGACCAACATCCTCCGGACTCTTCGTGAGCAGGCAAGCACACAGCCAGCTACAAACCTGG GTGGCCAGTGGCCCACAGCTGGTGGAGGCTCCAGGCCACGCAGTGTATGGGGAGAGGACAAACAGGAGCACACACAGAACAATGATGGACCCCCACCTCACCCACCACCAGAGAACTGGCCTGCTGACCCACGTGTCAGGCTGCAGGATCTACCACAGGGTTCACCGTCACAGAACTGGCCAAGGACATCATTAGGCCCCGAGTCACAG GTACCGAATCAGGGTGGCCAGGCTTGGCCATTAGATCCGAGAAGGGTGCGGGATCCACGTGCACAGCTGCAGGACCCACGCTCCCAGGGCACCCGGTCAACAGACCCTAGATCTCAGccacaagcaaacaacaaaatgttggaTCCCAGAACTCTGTCAAGAGATGAAG ATTTTGAGGAGCCTGATGAGCCCACCACTCCAATGACTCCCACCACACCTGGCGGTGGTCACCGGCTCCTGTCCCAACCAGCCATCATCCCGCTGGAGCCACAGTCTCACCAGGTGGACCCCCGACTAACCAGCATGAACCACCTTCAACCACGACAGGTGGTGCTGGAACAGCTAGCTCGATACGGCCAGTCAGGTGGTCAGCCTGACTCCAGAATTAGCCGGACAATCCAGTCTGACCCCAGGCTTGTGCGCAGCCAGTCTGACCCGAGACTACAGAATGGACAAGCAGGGAAGCCACAGGATCCCAGAGCACCTGGGGGAAACCTGCAGGGTACCGACCAGTCCATGAGCCAGATGGAACAGAGCCATCATCCCATGCCAAACCATAGGGGTGAAGAGGACGGTGGACCGCAGAGGATAGAGCATGCCTTTGGCAGGCAAGGTCTGAGACAGCAAGGGCCCAATCACAGTCCACCTCAGTTTCCTGGTAACCAAGGAGGACCACGCCCCCCGGCGATTCAGAATTTCCCAGGTAACCAGGGCGGGGCACCATTCCAGAGTACCCAGGGAAGAGAACGGTTCCCTGGACATCAAGGTCAGGCTCAGTTTCCTGGCAACCAAGCTGCAGGACAGGCCCCTAGCAGCCAGGGTGGGGCTCGATTTCCTGGAGGTCAAGGTGTGGCTCGATTTCCTAGAATGCAGGGTGGGGCTCTATTTACAGGAAGTCAAGGTGGGGCTCGCTTTCCTGGCATCCAGGGTACAGGACAGGGCCCTGACAACCAAGGCAGAGTCCAGTTCCCCGGCAACCAGTCTATGGGACAGTTTGGCAACAACCAGAGTCGTCCACTGTTTTTAGGTGGTCAAGCAGCACAGCTGGCCCGGTCTGACCCACGGCTCGCACGTCAAGGCAGTGACCCACAACCCTTACAGAAACCTGCCGGAGACCCTCGTCTCCAGAGGAAAGGATCTCTCCCTGCACAGCCTTCAATCAACAAGGCCATGGATCCCCGGCTGGCACGCCTGCAGGGGGCACCAGACCCCAGGCTACAGAGACAGGTGTCACGGGAGAAGGGACAAGATCCTCGCTTAGCAAGGCAAGGAAGACTTCCACCTGAACAAACCGGGGAGCCTACTGTTAAAGCTTCCACAGAGAAGGTTGCAGAAAAGTCTGAACCAACCAAATTGGCTCCCTACGATCCCAGATTGTTGTCTGGTAGCTTGAAGTCAAGTTCAGGAGCCAAGTCAACAAGTAACCCTCCAAGCTTACCCCCGTACGATCCAAGAGCAATGAACAAAACAAGTGGTAGTGGACCCTCGGCAAGTGGTGGTACTTCTCAACGCAAATTTGTCATCCCAAAGGCAGCTAACACAGGGGAGAGCCAGGTTCGCATGACACGGCAAGGGTTGGACCGCAGACAACATGTAGGTAGCACCGGAACACAAGGAGATACCACTGCCAAGTATAACGCATATAACCGTCCCCGTCCTAGACTGCCTGTTCCAACTGTAACGACGGCGGGTCCTATGGTGTCAAGTAGTGTGCCGTCCACAACTATTCCCACACCAGTCATCTCCATGTATGGTAGTGCAAAGCCACCACCCAACAACCCACAAGGACCGGCTTCAAACCGGCCTAACCAGCCAAAAGATGAATCCCTTAAGGacgttttcaaaacatttgatcCAACGGCTTCTCCATTTGGGATGTAG
- the LOC136427435 gene encoding zinc finger CCCH domain-containing protein 4-like isoform X3 — translation MALESLFSKPPPLVNKNCEPDTQNEESELAEKERREMQGTGHETSFGDHGSDVKSEEGEVEEGEETESSAASTEETGQSFDGENCEMLPHGAKHLYERDLQLQHRELAEKGFHHSHMGDGSAEEGMSLPQGLVQPMESQEDFAQPIGMEERQFVSDLLSDNHIQGSDVENVSSSLNFGQDHFQAKPEDYIDFSQTANDGGIAEQFDNYTVDSGEDIVDSILREAVKPLASEEIDEGEQQYRLQGQGQSLSEDAQRLVQDIGVDEGKYEEENPHSEEKEDTRQVSQTRLVEEEEIVQDDGEDYDEELNTEETVTQEHCRAQTQRRRREYTDDAYEEHETVEDVSDNEGEYVEEGEEEMDKDGKQGTEEHEDHHDFEESHDEEGTEEESSEDSEEEKMEQDEQKATSPVQNEDKLKEAQEEDLEEGELEEGEIDDDDDEQQEAAPPPEKRQKKESRKERAERKKAERAEKKKRKDRERLKRKREKEKRRAKKRKHQLKTTEKEQRSRSRSPGFYGSSPSYSDHSHYSDYDEFSFGRQGGASSRKRRRSGSHPYDSPYEEDYFDDYEGFGRSPQRDSFGPRGGRGRGRGRGRGRGRGAGPPHGRGGSMMSMLEGDDMDINIAANEGESFAGHHRGGRGAHGGPGRGRSRGRGSLAGRGSLAGPSMKMRGRGRPRVLCKFWMEGRCAKGQDCTFSHDAQPYKKQEMCKFYLQGYCAKGEQCLFIHGSFPCKFYHTGKPCYQDENCRFSHDPLTEETKALLDKYLAREQEDQELRRQEQEQQQQQQDNEQEDQLPPLPPIMQQEPYRGPMPPPKGVGLLPTPNIPPDPHANDPKPKIPSLFEIKVEPPKKLMHRFFGEAVSPTKQGPPPGLPMDVAPGPSSLDVHAQQTAGFYNAFYSQQGGAGSPHENEGWNEKDMKQITDDGKVETEDASDHAKEEASKEDSDKEDGMEQHQPPQMEQSFQAMEETKKTEEEDKSGETTETAPEESSAKESESDTEGKRLDVVVGPDLSHMPHRQRALFLRIQQKQHQESLDKDGKSEENKKEEKQEDDWYSSEEDEEDDREGDETSQPLTNILRTLREQASTQPATNLVGGQWPTAGGGSRPRSVWGEDKQEHTQNNDGPPPHPPPENWPADPRVRLQDLPQGSPSQNWPRTSLGPESQVPNQGGQAWPLDPRRVRDPRAQLQDPRSQGTRSTDPRSQPQANNKMLDPRTLSRDEDFEEPDEPTTPMTPTTPGGGHRLLSQPAIIPLEPQSHQVDPRLTSMNHLQPRQVVLEQLARYGQSGGQPDSRISRTIQSDPRLVRSQSDPRLQNGQAGKPQDPRAPGGNLQGTDQSMSQMEQSHHPMPNHRGEEDGGPQRIEHAFGRQGLRQQGPNHSPPQFPGNQGGPRPPAIQNFPGNQGGAPFQSTQGRERFPGHQGQAQFPGNQAAGQAPSSQGGARFPGGQGVARFPRMQGGALFTGSQGGARFPGIQGTGQGPDNQGRVQFPGNQSMGQFGNNQSRPLFLGGQAAQLARSDPRLARQGSDPQPLQKPAGDPRLQRKGSLPAQPSINKAMDPRLARLQGAPDPRLQRQVSREKGQDPRLARQGRLPPEQTGEPTVKASTEKVAEKSEPTKLAPYDPRLLSGSLKSSSGAKSTSNPPSLPPYDPRAMNKTSGSGPSASGGTSQRKFVIPKAANTGESQVRMTRQGLDRRQHVGSTGTQGDTTAKYNAYNRPRPRLPVPTVTTAGPMVSSSVPSTTIPTPVISMYGSAKPPPNNPQGPASNRPNQPKDESLKDVFKTFDPTASPFGM, via the exons GAGGGAGATGCAGGGAACAGGGCATGAAACATCATTTGGAGACCATGGGAGTGATGTAAAATCAGAAGAAGGGGAAGTGGAGGAAGGAGAGGAGACAGAGAGTAGTGCAGCTTCCACAGAGGAAACTGGACAGTCTTTTGatggggaaaattgtgaaatgCTTCCACATGGTGCCAAACACTTGTATGAAAGGGATCTGCAGCTACAGCACAGAGAACTTGCTGAAAAAGGGTTTCATCATTCACACATGGGTGATGGGTCAGCGGAGGAGGGGATGTCACTACCACAGGGGCTTGTACAGCCAATGGAAAGCCAGGAGGACTTTGCCCAGCCAATAGGAATGGAGGAAAGACAATTTGTTTCAGACTTGTTGAGTGATAACCATATACAGGGTAGTGATGTTGAAAATGTCTCGAGCTCCCTCAACTTTGGTCAAGACCACTTTCAGGCTAAGCCAGAAGACTACATTGACTTCTCACAAACTGCGAACGATGGAGGTATAGCTGAACAGTTTGATAACTATACAGTGGACAGTGGGGAGGACATTGTAGATAGCATTCTAAGGGAAGCAGTGAAGCCCCTTGCTTCTGAAGAAATAGATGAAGGAGAGCAACAATATAGGCTTCAAGGACAGGGTCAGAGTTTATCTGAGGATGCACAGAGGCTTGTTCAAGACATTGGTGTTGATGAGGGGAAGTATGAAGAAGAGAACCCACatagtgaagaaaaagaagacactAGACAAGTCTCTCAAACAAGATTAGTTGAGGAAGAAGAAATAGTTCAGGATGATGGTGAAGATTATGATGAGGAACTGAATACTGAAGAAACAGTTACACAGGAACACTGCAGAGCCCAAACTCAACGCCGTAGAAGAGAGTACACTGATGATGCGTACGAGGAACATGAAACTGTCGAAGATGTTAGTGACAATGAAGGGGAGTATGTAGAAGAGGGGGAAGAAGAAATGGATAAAGATGGAAAGCAAGGAACAGAAGAACATGAAGATCACCACGATTTTGAGGAATCACATGACGAGGAGGGTACTGAGGAAGAGTCCTCAGAAGATAGTGAAGAAGAAAAGATGGAACAAGATGAACAAAAGGCAACCTCACCAGTTCAAAATGAGGACAAATTAAAAGAAGCTCAAGAAGAAGACCTGGAGGAGGGAGAACTGGAAGAGGGAGAgatcgatgatgatgatgatgagcagCAGGAAGCAGCCCCTCCTCCTGAAAAGAGGCAGAAGAAAGAGTCGCGGAAGGAGAgggcagaaagaaagaaagcagagAGAGCcgaaaagaagaagagaaaggacAGAGAAAGGTTAAAAAGGAAACGAGAAAAGGAAAAACGAAGAGCAAAGAAAAGGAAGCACCAGCTCAAAACCACTGAAAAAGAGCAG CGGTCAAGATCTCGGTCTCCTGGCTTCTATGGCTCAAGTCCTTCCTACAGTGACCACAGCCACTACAGTGACTATGATGAGTTCAGTTTTGGGAGACAAGGCGGTGCCAGCAGCAGGAAGAGAAGAAGGTCCGGGTCACATCCATATGACTCCCCTTATGAAGAGGACTACTTTGACGACTATGAGGGATTTG GTCGATCACCACAGAGGGACAGTTTTGGCCCCAGGGGAGGCAGGGGGAGAGGTCGGGGGAGAGGCCGGGGCAGGGGGAGGGGTGCAGGACCACCCCACGGGAGGGGCGGCAGTATGATGTCCATGCTGGAAGGTGATGACATGGACATCAACATAGCTGCTAACGAAGGG GAGAGTTTTGCTGGCCATCACAGAGGTGGCCGTGGCGCACATGGTGGCCCAGGCAGGGGACGGAGCAGAGGGCGTGGCAGCTTGGCAGGGCGTGGTAGCTTGGCAGGGCCATCGATGAAAATGCGGGGCAGGGGCAGACCCAGAGTGCTTTGCAAGTTCTGGATGGAAGGGAGATGTGCAAAG ggACAAGATTGCACCTTCAGCCATGATGCCCAACCTTACAAAAAGCAAGAGATGTGCAAGTTCTACCTGCAGGGCTACTGTGCCAAAGGGGAGCAGTGCCTCTTCATACATG GTTCGTTCCCTTGCAAGTTCTACCACACTGGCAAGCCGTGCTATCAGGATGAAAATTGTCGCTTCTCACATGATCCTCTGACTGAGGAGACCAAGGCACTGCTtgacaag TACCTTGCAAGAGAGCAGGAAGACCAGGAGTTGAGACGACAGGAACaggagcaacaacaacaacaacaggacaATGAGCAAGAGGACCAACTGCCCCCTCTGCCTCCCATCATGCAGCAGGAGCCCTATCGTGGTCCCATGCCCCCGCCCAAGGGTGTAGGCCTCCTCCCCACCCCCAACATTCCTCCTGACCCCCATGCCAATGATCCCAAACCTAAAATTCCCTCGCTGTTCGAAATAAAAGTGGAGCCACCAAAGAAACTCAT gcATCGTTTCTTTGGTGAAGCTGTGTCGCCAACCAAGCAGGGTCCTCCCCCAGGTCTCCCCATGGACGTCGCCCCTGGTCCCAGCAGTCTGGACGTACATGCACAGCAGACAGCAGGCTTCTACAACGCCTTCTACTCCCAACAGGGAGGGGCAGGGTCTCCTCATGAAAACGAGGGATGGAATGAAAAAGATATGAAGCAAATCA CTGACGATGGGAAAGTTGAGACAGAAGACGCTAGTGATCATGCAAAAG AGGAGGCAAGTAAAGAGGATTCAGATAAAGAAG ATGGGATGGAACAGCATCAGCCACCACAGATGGAACAAAGTTTCCAGGCCATGGAAGAAACCAAGAAAACAGAAGAGGAGGACAAAAGTGGGGAGACAACAGAAACTGCACCAGAGGAGTCATCTGCAAAGGAAAGCGAGAGTGACACCGAAGGCAAAAG GTTGGATGTTGTCGTGGGCCCTGACCTGAGCCACATGCCACACAGACAGCGGGCACTCTTCCTCCGCATTCAGCAGAAACAGCATCAGGAGTCTTTGGACAAGGACGGCAAGTCTGAGGAGAATAAAAAAG AAGAGAAACAGGAGGATGACTGGTACTCCAGTGAGGAggatgaggaagatgacaggGAGGGAGATGAGACAAGTCAACCACTGACCAACATCCTCCGGACTCTTCGTGAGCAGGCAAGCACACAGCCAGCTACAAACCTGG TAGGTGGCCAGTGGCCCACAGCTGGTGGAGGCTCCAGGCCACGCAGTGTATGGGGAGAGGACAAACAGGAGCACACACAGAACAATGATGGACCCCCACCTCACCCACCACCAGAGAACTGGCCTGCTGACCCACGTGTCAGGCTGCAGGATCTACCACAGGGTTCACCGTCACAGAACTGGCCAAGGACATCATTAGGCCCCGAGTCACAG GTACCGAATCAGGGTGGCCAGGCTTGGCCATTAGATCCGAGAAGGGTGCGGGATCCACGTGCACAGCTGCAGGACCCACGCTCCCAGGGCACCCGGTCAACAGACCCTAGATCTCAGccacaagcaaacaacaaaatgttggaTCCCAGAACTCTGTCAAGAGATGAAG ATTTTGAGGAGCCTGATGAGCCCACCACTCCAATGACTCCCACCACACCTGGCGGTGGTCACCGGCTCCTGTCCCAACCAGCCATCATCCCGCTGGAGCCACAGTCTCACCAGGTGGACCCCCGACTAACCAGCATGAACCACCTTCAACCACGACAGGTGGTGCTGGAACAGCTAGCTCGATACGGCCAGTCAGGTGGTCAGCCTGACTCCAGAATTAGCCGGACAATCCAGTCTGACCCCAGGCTTGTGCGCAGCCAGTCTGACCCGAGACTACAGAATGGACAAGCAGGGAAGCCACAGGATCCCAGAGCACCTGGGGGAAACCTGCAGGGTACCGACCAGTCCATGAGCCAGATGGAACAGAGCCATCATCCCATGCCAAACCATAGGGGTGAAGAGGACGGTGGACCGCAGAGGATAGAGCATGCCTTTGGCAGGCAAGGTCTGAGACAGCAAGGGCCCAATCACAGTCCACCTCAGTTTCCTGGTAACCAAGGAGGACCACGCCCCCCGGCGATTCAGAATTTCCCAGGTAACCAGGGCGGGGCACCATTCCAGAGTACCCAGGGAAGAGAACGGTTCCCTGGACATCAAGGTCAGGCTCAGTTTCCTGGCAACCAAGCTGCAGGACAGGCCCCTAGCAGCCAGGGTGGGGCTCGATTTCCTGGAGGTCAAGGTGTGGCTCGATTTCCTAGAATGCAGGGTGGGGCTCTATTTACAGGAAGTCAAGGTGGGGCTCGCTTTCCTGGCATCCAGGGTACAGGACAGGGCCCTGACAACCAAGGCAGAGTCCAGTTCCCCGGCAACCAGTCTATGGGACAGTTTGGCAACAACCAGAGTCGTCCACTGTTTTTAGGTGGTCAAGCAGCACAGCTGGCCCGGTCTGACCCACGGCTCGCACGTCAAGGCAGTGACCCACAACCCTTACAGAAACCTGCCGGAGACCCTCGTCTCCAGAGGAAAGGATCTCTCCCTGCACAGCCTTCAATCAACAAGGCCATGGATCCCCGGCTGGCACGCCTGCAGGGGGCACCAGACCCCAGGCTACAGAGACAGGTGTCACGGGAGAAGGGACAAGATCCTCGCTTAGCAAGGCAAGGAAGACTTCCACCTGAACAAACCGGGGAGCCTACTGTTAAAGCTTCCACAGAGAAGGTTGCAGAAAAGTCTGAACCAACCAAATTGGCTCCCTACGATCCCAGATTGTTGTCTGGTAGCTTGAAGTCAAGTTCAGGAGCCAAGTCAACAAGTAACCCTCCAAGCTTACCCCCGTACGATCCAAGAGCAATGAACAAAACAAGTGGTAGTGGACCCTCGGCAAGTGGTGGTACTTCTCAACGCAAATTTGTCATCCCAAAGGCAGCTAACACAGGGGAGAGCCAGGTTCGCATGACACGGCAAGGGTTGGACCGCAGACAACATGTAGGTAGCACCGGAACACAAGGAGATACCACTGCCAAGTATAACGCATATAACCGTCCCCGTCCTAGACTGCCTGTTCCAACTGTAACGACGGCGGGTCCTATGGTGTCAAGTAGTGTGCCGTCCACAACTATTCCCACACCAGTCATCTCCATGTATGGTAGTGCAAAGCCACCACCCAACAACCCACAAGGACCGGCTTCAAACCGGCCTAACCAGCCAAAAGATGAATCCCTTAAGGacgttttcaaaacatttgatcCAACGGCTTCTCCATTTGGGATGTAG